The Myxococcaceae bacterium JPH2 genome includes a region encoding these proteins:
- a CDS encoding DUF1552 domain-containing protein, with protein sequence MSKKFTLSRRTLLRGAGALLALPLLEQMLPHRARADAAATPAGAPRRLFVFYTACGIHMPRWTPSTVGSDWQLTPTLQPLAPVKDDLIVISGLANAPGRPDGDGHHAAATSAFLSCAKAYKTEGTDIHSGISMDQVAANALGKATRFASLELGIDAGKGIGNCDSGYACPYANNIAWAGPATPVPKETRPQAVFNRLFADFDPSATQAQVEKRRAYGLSIIDFVREDAKSLQGQLGGTDRRKLDEYLTGVRELELRVNAMESQGPSCSPGVAPEDTTDVRVKTKAMMDLVVLAFQCDLTRICTFMLANARSDKVYPFLGLTSGHHTYSHHQNLPSNFEALATIDRWEVEQYAYLVQRLKAVQESDGTLLDHSMAYFSSEIADGNSHEHKNLPILIAGRAGGALHTNRHLRYSGDPLANLFISLLGIMGVPVSQFGDGTGPLAGLEG encoded by the coding sequence ATGAGCAAGAAGTTCACCCTGTCCCGTCGCACGCTGCTGCGCGGCGCTGGCGCACTGCTGGCCCTTCCACTCCTCGAGCAGATGCTGCCGCACCGAGCCCGCGCCGATGCCGCGGCCACGCCCGCCGGGGCTCCCCGCCGCCTCTTCGTCTTCTACACGGCCTGCGGCATCCACATGCCTCGGTGGACGCCCTCCACCGTGGGCTCCGACTGGCAGCTCACGCCCACGCTCCAACCCCTGGCGCCCGTGAAGGACGACCTCATCGTCATCAGCGGGCTGGCCAACGCACCGGGACGCCCCGACGGCGACGGGCACCACGCCGCGGCGACGTCCGCCTTCCTGAGCTGCGCCAAGGCGTACAAGACCGAGGGCACGGACATCCACTCCGGCATCTCCATGGACCAGGTGGCGGCGAATGCCCTCGGCAAGGCGACGCGCTTCGCCTCGCTGGAGCTGGGCATCGACGCGGGCAAAGGCATCGGCAACTGCGACTCGGGCTACGCGTGCCCCTATGCCAACAACATCGCGTGGGCGGGGCCCGCCACGCCCGTGCCCAAGGAGACGCGTCCCCAAGCCGTGTTCAACCGCCTGTTCGCGGACTTCGACCCCAGCGCCACGCAGGCGCAGGTGGAGAAGCGGCGCGCCTACGGCCTGAGCATCATCGACTTCGTGCGCGAGGACGCGAAGTCACTCCAGGGGCAGCTCGGCGGCACGGACCGCCGCAAGCTGGACGAGTACCTCACCGGCGTGCGCGAGCTGGAGCTGCGCGTCAACGCGATGGAGTCTCAAGGTCCCTCGTGCTCGCCCGGCGTGGCGCCCGAGGACACCACCGACGTGCGCGTGAAGACCAAGGCCATGATGGACCTGGTCGTCCTCGCCTTTCAGTGCGACCTCACCCGCATCTGCACGTTCATGCTGGCCAACGCGCGCAGCGACAAGGTCTATCCCTTCCTCGGACTCACCAGCGGCCACCACACCTACTCGCATCACCAGAACCTCCCCTCGAACTTCGAGGCGCTGGCCACCATCGACCGATGGGAGGTGGAGCAGTACGCCTATCTGGTGCAGCGGTTGAAGGCGGTGCAGGAGTCGGACGGGACGCTGTTGGATCACAGCATGGCGTACTTCTCCAGCGAGATCGCGGACGGCAACAGCCACGAGCACAAGAACCTGCCCATCCTCATCGCCGGCCGCGCGGGGGGCGCCCTCCACACGAACCGGCACCTTCGCTACAGCGGAGACCCCTTGGCCAACCTGTTCATCTCCCTGCTCGGCATCATGGGAGTGCCCGTCTCGCAGTTCGGAGACGGCACCGGCCCCCTGGCGGGACTGGAGGGCTGA
- a CDS encoding dienelactone hydrolase family protein, with protein sequence MQAKPRWSRVVSWLGVVLLWSACATGRPHEVANAPSPTGAVSEEQFKAMHQLRSDAAPARKGQEVELAGTKAYLSLPEGVSGPMPGIIVIHEWWGLNEHVQHWADRLAAEGYAALAVDLYGGKVATTRDEALSLLKAVNPEHALATLQAAQAFLQKEPRIRAPRTGTIGWCFGGGWSLTAAMSLPELTAAVMYYGTPVTDAQQLSRIHARLLALFGTKDASIPPDTVRAFEKALEDAGVQSRILEYDAGHAFANPSDARYDPRAASAAWAETSLFFQRNLKP encoded by the coding sequence ATGCAAGCCAAGCCTCGCTGGAGCCGTGTCGTGTCGTGGTTGGGCGTCGTGCTGCTGTGGAGCGCGTGCGCCACGGGCCGGCCGCACGAGGTGGCCAACGCGCCATCCCCCACGGGCGCGGTCTCCGAGGAGCAGTTCAAGGCCATGCACCAGCTGCGCTCGGACGCGGCGCCCGCGCGCAAGGGGCAGGAGGTGGAGCTGGCCGGAACCAAGGCCTACCTGAGCCTCCCCGAGGGCGTCTCCGGCCCCATGCCGGGCATCATCGTCATCCACGAGTGGTGGGGCCTGAACGAGCACGTCCAGCACTGGGCGGACCGGCTCGCGGCGGAGGGCTACGCGGCGCTCGCGGTGGACCTGTACGGCGGCAAGGTGGCCACCACGCGGGACGAGGCGCTGTCGCTGCTCAAGGCCGTGAACCCCGAGCACGCGCTGGCCACGCTCCAGGCGGCGCAGGCCTTTCTCCAGAAGGAGCCGCGCATCCGGGCGCCGCGCACGGGCACCATCGGTTGGTGCTTCGGGGGCGGTTGGTCACTCACCGCGGCCATGTCGCTGCCGGAGCTGACCGCGGCGGTCATGTACTACGGCACGCCGGTGACGGATGCCCAGCAGCTCTCGCGCATCCACGCGCGGCTGCTCGCCCTCTTCGGGACGAAGGATGCCTCCATCCCGCCGGACACGGTGCGCGCCTTCGAGAAGGCGCTGGAGGACGCGGGCGTGCAGAGCCGCATCCTGGAGTACGACGCGGGCCACGCCTTCGCCAACCCGTCGGACGCGCGCTACGACCCGCGTGCCGCCTCGGCGGCCTGGGCGGAGACGTCCCTGTTCTTCCAACGTAACTTGAAGCCGTGA
- a CDS encoding FKBP-type peptidyl-prolyl cis-trans isomerase — protein MRKTYLVMTMLSLAACQPQGQKKEGTAATATTAAATNPQTEEQKTFYALGQSIGRSVGVFDMSPEELEFVKAGMSAQVTGQTAAVDLETYGPKLQALAGERRQRKAKAEKEKSAKFLEEKAKETGAVKTESGLIYKELTPGTGASPVASDIVKVNYKGTLPDGKEFDSSYKRGEPAQFPLQGVIKCWTEGVQKMKVGGKAQLICPSDIGYGDNGAPPNIPGGSALVFEVELLEIVKPPEPPPGVVPNANMVPGAKPAVPGKPSAPPAPKAGTATPTK, from the coding sequence ATGCGGAAGACGTACCTGGTGATGACGATGCTGAGTCTGGCGGCCTGCCAGCCTCAGGGTCAGAAGAAGGAAGGCACTGCGGCGACCGCGACGACGGCCGCGGCCACCAATCCTCAGACGGAGGAGCAGAAGACGTTCTACGCCCTCGGCCAGTCCATCGGCCGCAGCGTTGGCGTGTTCGACATGTCTCCGGAGGAGCTGGAGTTCGTCAAGGCGGGCATGAGCGCCCAGGTGACGGGCCAGACCGCGGCGGTGGACCTGGAGACCTACGGTCCCAAGCTCCAGGCGCTCGCGGGTGAGCGCCGTCAGCGCAAGGCGAAGGCCGAGAAGGAGAAGTCGGCGAAGTTCCTGGAGGAGAAGGCCAAGGAGACCGGCGCGGTGAAGACCGAGTCGGGCCTCATCTACAAGGAGCTGACGCCCGGCACCGGCGCGTCGCCCGTGGCCTCGGACATCGTCAAGGTGAACTACAAGGGCACGCTCCCGGACGGCAAGGAGTTCGACAGCTCCTACAAGCGCGGCGAGCCCGCGCAGTTCCCGCTCCAGGGCGTCATCAAGTGCTGGACCGAGGGCGTGCAGAAGATGAAGGTGGGCGGCAAGGCCCAGCTCATCTGCCCGTCTGACATTGGCTACGGCGACAACGGCGCGCCCCCGAACATCCCCGGCGGTTCCGCGCTGGTGTTCGAGGTGGAGCTGCTCGAGATCGTGAAGCCGCCGGAGCCGCCCCCGGGCGTCGTTCCGAACGCGAACATGGTCCCCGGCGCCAAGCCGGCGGTCCCGGGCAAGCCGTCCGCGCCCCCGGCGCCGAAGGCGGGCACGGCCACGCCGACGAAGTAG